In Xylanibacter ruminicola 23, a single genomic region encodes these proteins:
- a CDS encoding ROK family protein: protein MEQETIKKRVIGIDISLEATSYAIVDVKGEVVVMDSFPTLDYPDINLFVSVLSERVMEMVERNGGYESIRSVGISAPSANFMTGSIENAPNLPWKGVIPLATLLRERTGYAVAVANNADVRALGEHTYGLARGMRDFVVLTMGSGIGSCMFSNGLIHKGNEGFAGEIGHTCVVNGGRQCSCGNKGCLEAYVAKKGIVATAKELLDETTTPSLMRGVENLKALQIAEFCDQGDELSIEVYRRTGEMLGYGLANYASLVDPEAFIFTGGLTKAGKWLFEPARETFDKMVFHNTYGKTQFLISEEYKSSNDMLGASALAWEVREYSLFK from the coding sequence ATGGAACAAGAAACAATCAAGAAAAGGGTCATCGGGATTGATATCAGTCTTGAAGCCACCTCTTACGCAATTGTTGACGTGAAGGGTGAGGTGGTTGTGATGGACAGCTTCCCGACATTAGACTATCCGGATATAAACCTATTTGTATCAGTGCTGAGTGAGCGCGTGATGGAAATGGTGGAACGCAACGGTGGCTACGAGAGCATTCGTTCGGTAGGCATCAGTGCGCCCAGCGCCAACTTCATGACAGGCAGCATTGAGAATGCACCTAACCTGCCTTGGAAAGGCGTTATTCCCTTAGCTACTTTGCTTAGAGAACGTACTGGCTACGCTGTGGCTGTGGCTAATAATGCAGATGTAAGAGCTCTGGGTGAGCATACCTACGGACTGGCCAGAGGCATGCGCGACTTTGTGGTACTTACCATGGGCAGTGGCATTGGTAGCTGTATGTTTTCGAATGGCTTGATACATAAAGGTAACGAAGGTTTTGCTGGTGAGATTGGTCATACTTGTGTGGTAAATGGCGGCAGACAGTGCAGCTGTGGTAACAAAGGTTGCTTAGAGGCCTACGTGGCAAAAAAAGGCATCGTAGCTACTGCCAAAGAACTGTTGGACGAAACAACCACACCATCGTTGATGCGTGGCGTTGAGAATCTGAAGGCCTTGCAGATTGCTGAGTTTTGCGATCAGGGTGACGAACTGTCTATCGAAGTGTACCGCAGAACAGGTGAGATGTTGGGATATGGATTGGCCAACTATGCATCGCTGGTAGATCCTGAGGCCTTTATCTTTACCGGCGGGCTTACAAAGGCTGGTAAATGGTTGTTTGAACCTGCCAGAGAGACCTTTGATAAAATGGTGTTCCATAATACCTATGGCAAAACCCAGTTCCTGATTTCTGAGGAGTACAAGTCCTCGAATGACATGTTAGGCGCCAGTGCCTTGGCATGGGAAGTAAGAGAATATTCGTTGTTTAAATAA